A genomic region of Platichthys flesus chromosome 4, fPlaFle2.1, whole genome shotgun sequence contains the following coding sequences:
- the ywhae1 gene encoding tyrosine 3-monooxygenase/tryptophan 5-monooxygenase activation protein, epsilon polypeptide 1 isoform X2 — protein sequence MDEKSDQVYLAKLAEQAERYDEMVTYMKNVAGMNVELTVEERNLLSVAYKNVIGARRASWRIISSIESREESKGSEEKLKMIRDYRQTVETELKAICNDILDALERHLLPSAVMGESKVFYNKMKGDYHRYLAEFATGNDRKEAAENSLVAYKTATDLAMSELPPTHPIRLGLALNFSVFYYEILNSPDRACRLAKAAFDDAIAELDTLSEESYKDSTLIMQLLRDNLTLWTSDMQGEES from the exons ATGGACGAGAAAAGTGACCAAGTTTATTTGGCAAAGCTTGCCGAGCAGGCAGAGCGATATGACG AGATGGTGACTTATATGAAGAACGTGGCGGGTATGAACGTGGAGCTCACAGTGGAAGAGAGGAACCTACTATCAGTGGCCTACAAGAATGTGATTGGAGCGCGGAGAGCCTCCTGGAGGATAATCAGCAGTATCGAATCCAGGGAAGAGAGCAAGGGCTCAGAAGAGAAACTGAAGATGATCCGGGATTACAGGCAAACG GTTGAAACGGAGCTGAAGGCGATCTGTAATGATATTCTGGATGCACTGGAGAGGCACCTACTCCCCTCTGCTGTCATGGGAGAGTCTAAGGTCTTTTACAACAAAAT GAAGGGTGACTACCACAGGTATCTGGCAGAGTTTGCCACTGGCAATGACAGAAAGGAGGCGGCAGAGAACAGCCTGGTGGCCTACAAAACAGCTACCGACCTAGCCATGTCCGAGctaccccccacccaccccattCGCCTCGGCCTTGCCCTCAACTTCTCCGTCTTCTACTATGAGATCCTCAACTCGCCTGACCGTGCATGCAG GTTGGCGAAGGCTGCATTTGATGACGCAATCGCAGAATTGGACACACTGAGTGAAGAAAGCTACAAGGACTCCACACTTATCATGCAGCTGTTACGTGACAACCTGACACTATGGACTTCAGATATGCAGGGAGAAG AGTCCTAA
- the crk gene encoding adapter molecule crk: MAGNFDAEDRGSWYWGRLSRQEAVSLLQGQRHGVFLVRDSITSPGDYVLSVSENSKVSHYIINSISNNRQSGPGLVHPRFRIGDQEFDALPALLEFYKIHYLDTTTLIEPINKSKHTSFISVGHGGGPPPRLEDEYVRALFDFPGNDEEDLPFRKGDILRVLEKPEEQWWNAQNSEGRAGMIPVPYVEKYRPASPNSVAGPGVPGGPPGGMGMLGNSDGSTNQSSTPLLGDPSQYAQPTPLPNLQNGPVFARAIQKRVPNAYDKTALALEVGDMVKVTKINVNGQWEGECKGKRGHFPFTHVKLLDQHNAEDELS, translated from the exons ATGGCCGGCAATTTTGACGCGGAGGACCGCGGCAGCTGGTACTGGGGCCGGCTGAGCAGGCAGGAGGCTGTGTCCCTGCTGCAGGGGCAGCGGCACGGCGTGTTCCTGGTGCGGGACTCTATCACCAGCCCCGGCGACTACGTGCTCTCGGTGTCGGAGAACTCCAAAGTCTCGCATTACATCATCAACAGCATCAGCAACAACCGGCAGTCCGGTCCAG GTTTGGTGCATCCCAGGTTCCGTATCGGTGACCAGGAGTTCGACGCCCTCCCCGCTTTGCTAGAATTCTACAAAATCCACTACTTGGACACCACCACCTTGATAGAACCCATCAACAAGTCCAAACACACCTCCTTCATCAGCGTGGGCCATGGCGGAGGCCCCCCACCACGCCTGGAAGACGAGTACGTCCGAGCACTTTTCGACTTCCCTGGCAATGATGAGGAGGATCTCCCGTTCAGGAAGGGGGACATCCTCCGCGTTCTCGAGAAGCCAGAAGAGCAGTGGTGGAATGCCCAGAACTCAGAGGGCCGGGCGGGGATGATCCCAGTGCCGTACGTGGAGAAGTACCGACCGGCGTCTCCCAATTCGGTGGCCGGGCCTGGCGTGCCTGGGGGGCCGCCGGGAGGGATGGGGATGCTAGGGAACTCTGACGGCTCCACGAATCAGTCCAGCACTCCACTTCTGGGAGACCCCAGCCAGTACGCCCAGCCCACCCCTCTCCCAAACCTCCAGAATGGACCTGTGTTTGCCAGGGCCATACAGAAGAGGGTGCCCAATGCTTACGACAAGACAGCCCTGGCCTTAGAG GTGGGCGACATGGTGAAGGTGACCAAAATTAATGTAAATGGCCAGTGGGAGGGGGAATGTAAAGGCAAGCGCGGCCACTTTCCCTTCACTCATGTCAAACTGCTGGACCAGCACAATGCCGAGGATGAACTCAGCTGA
- the ywhae1 gene encoding tyrosine 3-monooxygenase/tryptophan 5-monooxygenase activation protein, epsilon polypeptide 1 isoform X1, with product MDEKSDQVYLAKLAEQAERYDEMVTYMKNVAGMNVELTVEERNLLSVAYKNVIGARRASWRIISSIESREESKGSEEKLKMIRDYRQTVETELKAICNDILDALERHLLPSAVMGESKVFYNKMKGDYHRYLAEFATGNDRKEAAENSLVAYKTATDLAMSELPPTHPIRLGLALNFSVFYYEILNSPDRACRLAKAAFDDAIAELDTLSEESYKDSTLIMQLLRDNLTLWTSDMQGEGEEQNKEVLQDVVDEAQ from the exons ATGGACGAGAAAAGTGACCAAGTTTATTTGGCAAAGCTTGCCGAGCAGGCAGAGCGATATGACG AGATGGTGACTTATATGAAGAACGTGGCGGGTATGAACGTGGAGCTCACAGTGGAAGAGAGGAACCTACTATCAGTGGCCTACAAGAATGTGATTGGAGCGCGGAGAGCCTCCTGGAGGATAATCAGCAGTATCGAATCCAGGGAAGAGAGCAAGGGCTCAGAAGAGAAACTGAAGATGATCCGGGATTACAGGCAAACG GTTGAAACGGAGCTGAAGGCGATCTGTAATGATATTCTGGATGCACTGGAGAGGCACCTACTCCCCTCTGCTGTCATGGGAGAGTCTAAGGTCTTTTACAACAAAAT GAAGGGTGACTACCACAGGTATCTGGCAGAGTTTGCCACTGGCAATGACAGAAAGGAGGCGGCAGAGAACAGCCTGGTGGCCTACAAAACAGCTACCGACCTAGCCATGTCCGAGctaccccccacccaccccattCGCCTCGGCCTTGCCCTCAACTTCTCCGTCTTCTACTATGAGATCCTCAACTCGCCTGACCGTGCATGCAG GTTGGCGAAGGCTGCATTTGATGACGCAATCGCAGAATTGGACACACTGAGTGAAGAAAGCTACAAGGACTCCACACTTATCATGCAGCTGTTACGTGACAACCTGACACTATGGACTTCAGATATGCAGGGAGAAG gtgaagaacagaataaagAGGTACTGCAAGACGTAGTGGACGAGGCCCAGTGA